Proteins encoded in a region of the Paenibacillus pedocola genome:
- a CDS encoding cache domain-containing sensor histidine kinase, with translation MNLRYKLFTAFLGLIIIPLFILGMIMFFVTYNSIEKKYSQQSEYSLKAISYSISNVFKDMNNVTDNGIATSVFHMALSADDPSKQDLTDAEQLSLNASQRNFRSLLYNHPSISYAFLYNFNGKGSSEIVSVFTKENFRTLPYDKFKGSALYQEVMELNGVPKWLAPHEYPELTGTEAVFTQIRLIKELSFFQNIGILVVQIKNWEFESIFRNLKIGGSNQKVSFMLVNDDGMILLDPDRNLDGQSLSSFTTKNITYKQGFQSFKTQFGGEKSILSVYHLKDYPWSLVSVTSWGSLSREVTVFARWFVAVIFLCFLAAVIFNLFFMNRITGGIAVIVRFMRRVEDGDLTTRVEEKGNDEMTLLAKGINDLMNKINMLFNRIQVEQRRKNQAEMRVLQAQIKPHFLFNTLESINVLAVQNEGSKVSEMVYRLASILRISIQDRDEITLHEEITHLRNYLDIQKFRFEDVFDYEIDIPEELMSCGILKLTLQPLVENSIQHGFEGIGYHGRLSVKGWEDQGNLILRIQDNGIGMTSAQLSMFQYMIGDSAEQSAVSQEDQGMHQERRGLGVRSVADRIRIEYGSRYGIFICASPGEGTIIQCVIPKYEQGEDHYAKSIIG, from the coding sequence ATGAATTTGCGCTATAAATTGTTTACGGCATTTTTGGGTTTGATCATTATTCCGTTATTTATCCTTGGCATGATTATGTTCTTCGTAACTTATAATTCAATTGAGAAGAAATACAGCCAGCAGTCGGAGTATTCGCTCAAAGCGATCAGCTACAGCATTTCCAATGTCTTCAAGGATATGAACAATGTGACGGACAACGGAATTGCCACCTCAGTTTTTCATATGGCGCTTAGTGCGGATGATCCCTCCAAACAGGACCTGACCGATGCCGAGCAGCTGAGTCTGAATGCCAGCCAACGCAATTTCCGCAGTCTGCTCTATAATCATCCTTCGATTAGTTACGCCTTTTTATACAATTTTAATGGAAAAGGCAGCTCAGAGATTGTCTCGGTCTTCACCAAAGAGAATTTCCGGACGCTTCCCTATGACAAGTTCAAAGGAAGTGCGCTGTACCAGGAGGTTATGGAGCTCAATGGAGTGCCGAAATGGCTGGCGCCGCATGAGTATCCGGAGCTGACCGGAACCGAAGCGGTATTTACGCAGATCCGCTTAATCAAAGAGCTGAGCTTCTTTCAGAATATCGGCATTCTGGTAGTGCAGATCAAAAACTGGGAGTTCGAATCCATCTTCCGTAATTTAAAGATCGGCGGCAGTAACCAGAAGGTTTCGTTTATGCTCGTGAATGATGACGGAATGATTCTGCTTGATCCGGACCGCAATCTGGACGGCCAGAGTTTAAGCTCTTTTACAACTAAGAATATTACCTATAAGCAAGGCTTTCAAAGCTTCAAAACCCAATTCGGCGGAGAGAAAAGCATTCTGTCTGTATATCATCTGAAAGACTATCCATGGAGCCTGGTGTCTGTGACCTCATGGGGTTCGTTGTCCCGCGAAGTTACCGTATTTGCCCGCTGGTTTGTCGCCGTAATATTCCTGTGTTTTCTGGCAGCGGTCATTTTCAACCTGTTCTTCATGAACCGGATTACCGGCGGGATTGCTGTCATTGTCCGTTTTATGCGCCGGGTTGAAGATGGTGATCTCACAACGCGGGTGGAGGAGAAGGGCAATGACGAGATGACACTGCTGGCCAAAGGGATCAACGACCTGATGAACAAAATAAATATGCTGTTTAACCGTATTCAGGTGGAACAGCGGCGGAAAAATCAGGCGGAAATGCGTGTACTGCAGGCGCAGATCAAACCGCATTTTCTTTTTAATACCCTGGAATCCATCAATGTGCTCGCCGTTCAGAACGAAGGAAGCAAAGTCAGTGAAATGGTCTACCGTCTGGCCAGCATTCTACGGATCAGTATTCAGGACAGGGATGAGATCACACTTCACGAGGAAATAACCCATCTGCGCAATTACCTTGATATCCAGAAATTCCGATTCGAGGATGTATTCGATTATGAGATCGATATTCCGGAGGAGCTTATGAGCTGCGGTATTCTTAAGCTGACACTGCAGCCGCTTGTAGAGAATAGCATCCAGCACGGGTTCGAGGGGATCGGCTACCATGGCCGGTTGAGTGTGAAGGGCTGGGAGGATCAGGGGAATCTGATTCTGCGAATACAGGATAACGGAATCGGCATGACTTCTGCCCAGCTTTCGATGTTCCAGTATATGATCGGTGATTCGGCGGAGCAGAGTGCGGTCAGCCAGGAGGATCAGGGAATGCACCAGGAACGGCGCGGGCTTGGCGTACGGAGTGTAGCCGACAGAATTCGGATTGAATACGGCAGCAGATATGGTATTTTCATCTGTGCCAGCCCCGGCGAGGGCACGATTATCCAATGCGTCATACCTAAATACGAGCAGGGGGAAGATCATTATGCTAAAAGTATTATTGGTTGA
- a CDS encoding carbohydrate ABC transporter permease has protein sequence MPRTLKKSLPHVALLGYLLVVLFPFLFVLFSSVKKDNNSIALNPFGIPKEFVFNNYVEAWVNAKISTYFFNSLYISVLASVVSILLASMFAFAVTRMRQGKWNTILFSLVLIGMLIPNNALMLPIYTIVRKLHILNTHWALIIPYIANAIPFTIIILAAFMRSLPSEIEEAAVMDGLKAPGIFAKIIVPLTVPAMVTVFIVNFLGNWNEFLLANYFLSNDELRTLPVGMVQFRDQYQMNYAQMSAGIVYSVLPVVIIYAVLQEKIIEGVTAGSVKG, from the coding sequence ATGCCGCGTACCTTGAAGAAAAGTCTGCCCCATGTTGCTTTGCTCGGCTATCTTTTAGTGGTTCTGTTTCCGTTCTTATTCGTGCTCTTCTCCTCCGTGAAGAAGGACAATAACTCGATCGCCCTGAATCCATTCGGCATCCCGAAGGAATTCGTGTTTAACAACTATGTAGAGGCGTGGGTTAACGCTAAGATCAGCACGTACTTTTTCAACAGCTTGTACATTTCGGTCCTGGCATCGGTGGTATCGATCCTGCTGGCTTCGATGTTTGCCTTCGCGGTCACGCGGATGCGCCAGGGCAAATGGAACACGATACTGTTTTCGCTGGTGCTGATCGGAATGCTGATTCCGAATAATGCGCTGATGCTGCCGATCTATACGATTGTACGCAAGCTGCATATCTTGAATACGCACTGGGCGCTGATTATCCCTTATATTGCCAACGCGATTCCGTTTACGATTATCATTCTGGCCGCTTTCATGCGTTCCCTGCCCAGTGAAATTGAGGAAGCAGCGGTAATGGATGGGTTGAAGGCTCCGGGCATCTTTGCTAAGATTATTGTACCTCTGACGGTTCCCGCCATGGTTACAGTATTCATAGTCAATTTCCTGGGAAATTGGAATGAATTTTTGCTGGCTAACTATTTTCTTTCGAACGATGAGCTGCGTACGCTTCCGGTGGGAATGGTCCAATTTCGTGATCAGTACCAGATGAACTACGCGCAAATGTCTGCCGGGATTGTCTATAGCGTGCTGCCGGTAGTCATAATCTATGCTGTTTTGCAGGAGAAAATAATTGAAGGTGTAACGGCAGGCAGCGTAAAAGGTTAA
- a CDS encoding carbohydrate ABC transporter permease, translated as MNKALKNPLVFILFVIPALTLFFVFFIYPIFSSIYYSFTSWNGVSDTVKYTGLTNFKKALGDERFWVSVKNNGWFILFSVFIQVPLIVFFSLLIANVKKLKGLYKTAVFMPSIMSTAVIGILWGFIYEPNIGLFNKLLGLFGVEPIYWLSDERFAMLSILITNAWQWTGFYIVMVLAAILSIPSELDEAAAIDGATGFQRATRITLPLIVPIISVVIMLSIAGAMKAADIVIVMTKGGPAGSTEVMATYMIKYAITNFKYGYGNTIAVLIFVFTLVVTALYQLLFNRRSERIEY; from the coding sequence ATGAATAAAGCACTCAAAAACCCCTTGGTCTTCATCCTGTTCGTTATTCCTGCACTTACATTGTTCTTTGTATTCTTCATCTATCCGATCTTCAGTTCAATCTATTATAGCTTCACCAGCTGGAACGGCGTATCGGATACCGTCAAATACACCGGTCTAACCAATTTCAAGAAGGCGCTGGGCGATGAACGCTTCTGGGTCTCCGTGAAGAATAACGGCTGGTTCATCCTATTCTCCGTATTTATACAGGTTCCGCTGATCGTCTTTTTCTCCTTATTGATTGCCAATGTGAAGAAGCTCAAAGGATTATATAAAACAGCCGTATTTATGCCTTCCATAATGTCTACAGCAGTAATCGGTATTCTGTGGGGCTTTATCTATGAGCCTAATATCGGGCTGTTCAATAAACTGCTGGGGCTGTTCGGAGTGGAGCCGATTTATTGGCTGTCAGATGAGCGTTTTGCCATGCTGTCGATTCTGATTACAAATGCCTGGCAGTGGACCGGATTCTACATCGTCATGGTGCTGGCAGCGATCCTATCCATTCCCAGTGAGCTTGATGAGGCGGCAGCGATTGACGGCGCAACCGGCTTTCAGCGGGCTACCCGTATTACTCTGCCGCTGATTGTACCGATTATTTCCGTGGTGATTATGCTCTCCATTGCCGGGGCCATGAAGGCTGCCGATATTGTCATCGTTATGACCAAAGGCGGACCGGCAGGCTCGACTGAAGTCATGGCCACCTACATGATTAAATATGCTATCACCAATTTTAAGTACGGGTACGGCAATACCATTGCAGTCCTAATCTTCGTGTTTACTCTTGTCGTTACGGCACTATATCAGCTGCTGTTTAACCGGCGTAGTGAAAGGATTGAATACTGA
- a CDS encoding extracellular solute-binding protein, producing MRKSITMLLSLMFVTSALLTACGNNNNSGNNGEAAATNSGTAATNAPATEEPVNTEPFEMTIRHTQVGADKQKRLAILEDVVGKVQQEVPGLTFKLDGVDSDVNRKEKLRGEMAAGNPPEIFDLFGSPDSKIYAKEGKLLDLTPILEELGIKDKFSNLDPFTYEGKIYGLPIGGSGEGFFYNKEYYASKGWKAPTTFAELEQQLADIKADGKVPMAGASKAGWVPLMLANHLWSRYAGPDVTAKFATGEAKWNDPNVVKGFAKYKEWVDKGYFKKGELGFEYAEYTTQFTSGEAILMYDGTWKSSVFKAGQSGEGLIGKVGFFNIPAVEGGVGDQTALMRDVNNGYGFSASAGEDERQLAAVKSFIKNMYNEEMQLRGLVEDGVLPAMKIDQAVLNENITDDLMSEIVAVLNSSESSFPAFDSLVQADVTTEISNIQIQKLIGGQTTPEKMGEALQKVQEEANAAVE from the coding sequence TGAGAAAAAGTATAACCATGCTCTTGTCCCTAATGTTTGTCACCTCAGCCCTACTGACTGCTTGCGGAAATAATAATAATTCAGGCAACAATGGTGAAGCCGCTGCAACTAACAGCGGGACTGCTGCAACCAATGCCCCGGCAACAGAAGAACCGGTGAACACGGAGCCTTTTGAAATGACAATCCGTCATACACAGGTTGGTGCCGATAAACAGAAACGCCTGGCGATTCTGGAAGATGTCGTAGGCAAGGTGCAGCAAGAGGTGCCGGGTCTGACCTTCAAGCTGGATGGTGTGGATTCGGATGTGAACCGCAAAGAGAAGCTGCGCGGTGAAATGGCCGCCGGTAATCCGCCGGAAATTTTCGACCTGTTCGGCAGCCCTGATTCCAAGATCTACGCGAAAGAAGGCAAGCTGCTAGATCTCACCCCGATCCTCGAAGAACTCGGAATCAAGGATAAATTCTCCAATCTGGATCCTTTTACTTATGAAGGCAAAATCTACGGATTGCCGATTGGCGGTTCGGGTGAAGGATTCTTCTATAATAAAGAATATTATGCAAGCAAGGGCTGGAAAGCTCCAACTACCTTCGCGGAACTGGAACAGCAGCTGGCTGACATTAAGGCGGACGGCAAAGTGCCAATGGCAGGCGCATCCAAAGCCGGTTGGGTACCGTTGATGCTGGCTAATCACCTGTGGTCCCGGTATGCCGGTCCGGATGTTACAGCGAAGTTTGCTACGGGTGAAGCGAAGTGGAATGATCCGAACGTTGTAAAAGGATTCGCCAAATACAAGGAATGGGTCGACAAAGGCTACTTCAAAAAAGGTGAGCTCGGGTTCGAATATGCTGAATATACGACCCAGTTCACCAGCGGTGAAGCGATTCTGATGTATGACGGAACCTGGAAATCCTCGGTCTTCAAGGCTGGTCAATCCGGCGAAGGGCTGATCGGTAAGGTAGGATTCTTCAATATCCCTGCGGTTGAAGGCGGGGTAGGCGATCAGACGGCCCTGATGCGTGATGTGAACAACGGCTATGGCTTCTCCGCTTCAGCAGGTGAAGACGAACGTCAACTAGCCGCAGTGAAGTCGTTCATCAAAAATATGTACAATGAAGAAATGCAATTGCGCGGATTGGTGGAAGACGGTGTGCTTCCGGCGATGAAGATTGATCAGGCGGTGCTGAACGAGAATATCACAGATGATCTGATGAGTGAAATTGTGGCAGTGCTGAACAGCTCGGAGTCCTCCTTCCCGGCGTTCGACTCTCTGGTACAGGCGGATGTAACGACCGAAATCAGCAATATTCAAATTCAGAAGCTGATCGGCGGTCAGACTACACCTGAGAAGATGGGCGAAGCGCTGCAGAAGGTTCAGGAAGAAGCGAACGCAGCGGTAGAGTAA